From a single Sporosarcina oncorhynchi genomic region:
- a CDS encoding Yip1 family protein yields the protein MNPIFSIWRQPTETMKYMLAKNSIGYSLLIYVLASISVGMVTMMDTGIFTGMPLALIVFISIAISFIGAIIGWFISTALYTWVGKWLGGRGRYAEMLTVIPASSIVQIWLSPMNLALLVLYGSTLFEAPVSEFEITTIPLGVYFLVNLVNLAVGIYGIVILCKGIGLVHGFSAWRGLGTVAIITGIMIVLGIILLLIFGAIIFAVITAMF from the coding sequence ATGAATCCGATATTTTCAATATGGAGACAACCGACAGAAACAATGAAATATATGCTTGCCAAAAATTCGATAGGCTATAGCCTGCTCATTTATGTATTGGCGTCGATTAGTGTGGGGATGGTTACGATGATGGATACGGGGATATTCACAGGCATGCCACTCGCGCTGATCGTCTTCATTTCAATTGCTATTTCATTCATTGGGGCAATCATCGGCTGGTTTATTAGTACGGCATTGTATACATGGGTCGGGAAGTGGCTCGGCGGCCGTGGACGATATGCTGAAATGCTTACTGTCATTCCAGCCTCTTCGATTGTACAGATTTGGCTATCTCCGATGAATTTAGCGTTGCTCGTCTTATACGGTTCTACGCTGTTCGAAGCTCCGGTTTCGGAGTTTGAAATAACGACGATTCCACTTGGCGTCTATTTCCTAGTAAACCTCGTCAATCTTGCAGTCGGCATATACGGGATTGTTATCTTATGTAAAGGGATCGGACTTGTCCATGGATTTTCAGCGTGGCGGGGATTGGGTACAGTCGCCATCATTACCGGCATCATGATTGTTCTAGGAATTATTCTCTTATTAATCTTCGGTGCCATTATCTTCGCGGTTATTACGGCTATGTTCTAA
- the groL gene encoding chaperonin GroEL (60 kDa chaperone family; promotes refolding of misfolded polypeptides especially under stressful conditions; forms two stacked rings of heptamers to form a barrel-shaped 14mer; ends can be capped by GroES; misfolded proteins enter the barrel where they are refolded when GroES binds): MAKEIKFNEDARSAMLRGVDTLADAVKVTLGPKGRNVVLERKFGSPLITNDGVTIAKEIELEDAFENMGAKLVAEVASKTNEIAGDGTTTATVLAQAMIREGLKNVTAGANPVGIRKGIEKAVALAVEELKGISDEIESKQEIAQVAAISSGDDEVGDLIAEAMERVGNDGVITLEESKGFTTELDVVEGMQFDRGYASAYMATDTDKMEAVLDNPYILITDKKITNIQEILPVLEQVVQQGKPLLMVAEDVEGEALATLVVNKLRGTFNAVAVKAPGFGDRRKAMLEDIAILTGGEVITEDLGLDLKSADISQLGRAAKVVVTKDHTTIVEGNGDTDQIASRVGQIRAQLEESTSEFDKEKLQERLAKLAGGVAVIKVGAATETELKERKLRIEDALNSTRAAVEEGIVSGGGTALINVYSKVEKLLEETEGDVATGVKIVLRALEEPVRQIANNAGLEGSIVVDRLKREEVGIGFNAANGEWVNMVQAGIVDPTKVTRSALQNAASVASMFLSTEAVVADLPEPAGAGMGGMPDMGGMGGMM; the protein is encoded by the coding sequence ATGGCTAAAGAAATTAAGTTCAATGAAGACGCGCGCAGTGCTATGCTTCGCGGTGTTGATACACTTGCAGATGCTGTTAAAGTAACACTCGGACCTAAAGGACGTAACGTCGTTCTTGAAAGAAAATTCGGTTCACCACTTATTACAAATGATGGTGTAACAATCGCTAAAGAAATCGAACTTGAAGATGCATTCGAAAACATGGGTGCTAAGCTTGTAGCAGAAGTTGCTTCTAAAACAAACGAAATCGCTGGTGACGGTACGACAACTGCGACTGTTTTAGCACAAGCGATGATCCGTGAAGGCTTGAAAAACGTTACAGCTGGCGCTAACCCTGTTGGTATCCGTAAAGGAATCGAAAAGGCAGTAGCACTTGCTGTTGAAGAATTGAAAGGTATTTCTGATGAAATCGAAAGCAAGCAAGAGATTGCACAAGTTGCGGCTATTTCTTCTGGCGACGATGAAGTCGGTGATTTGATTGCTGAAGCAATGGAGCGCGTTGGAAACGACGGTGTTATTACGCTTGAGGAGTCAAAGGGCTTCACAACTGAGCTTGACGTTGTTGAAGGTATGCAATTCGACCGTGGTTATGCATCTGCATACATGGCGACAGATACAGACAAAATGGAAGCGGTTCTTGATAACCCGTACATTTTAATTACAGATAAGAAAATTACAAATATCCAGGAAATCCTTCCTGTTCTTGAGCAAGTCGTTCAACAAGGCAAGCCATTGTTGATGGTTGCAGAAGACGTAGAAGGCGAAGCGCTAGCAACACTAGTTGTGAATAAACTTCGCGGTACGTTTAATGCAGTTGCTGTTAAAGCACCAGGATTCGGCGATCGTCGTAAAGCAATGCTTGAAGACATCGCAATCTTGACGGGTGGAGAAGTGATCACAGAAGATCTAGGGCTTGACCTGAAATCTGCTGACATCTCACAACTTGGCCGCGCTGCGAAAGTTGTTGTGACAAAAGACCATACGACAATCGTAGAAGGAAATGGCGACACAGATCAAATCGCATCTCGTGTAGGTCAAATCCGTGCACAACTTGAAGAGTCAACTTCTGAGTTCGACAAAGAAAAACTACAAGAGCGTCTTGCGAAATTGGCTGGCGGCGTTGCAGTTATTAAAGTCGGAGCAGCTACTGAAACAGAATTGAAAGAGCGTAAACTTCGCATCGAAGACGCATTGAACTCAACACGTGCGGCAGTTGAAGAAGGTATCGTATCCGGTGGTGGTACAGCGCTTATCAACGTTTATTCGAAAGTAGAAAAGCTTCTTGAAGAAACAGAAGGCGATGTTGCAACGGGCGTGAAGATTGTACTTCGTGCACTTGAAGAACCAGTTCGTCAAATCGCTAATAACGCAGGTCTTGAAGGTTCAATCGTTGTCGATCGCCTCAAGCGCGAAGAAGTCGGTATCGGTTTCAACGCTGCAAACGGCGAGTGGGTGAACATGGTTCAAGCGGGTATCGTAGACCCAACGAAGGTTACCCGTTCTGCACTTCAAAACGCAGCATCTGTAGCATCTATGTTCCTATCAACTGAAGCAGTCGTTGCAGACCTACCTGAGCCAGCTGGTGCTGGAATGGGCGGAATGCCTGACATGGGCGGAATGGGCGGCATGATGTAA
- a CDS encoding CPBP family intramembrane glutamic endopeptidase, which yields MKNWKIYIWILVIYLAMQLGSIPVSRSLFTYFMETGGQPKDLAEMNAIAWGLFISNLIAAPFILYMTTRNKKFWDIFKRGKKASIGKTILFGVLGFFMAMAGQMIAGIIEMAFGVMPGSENTEMLSKLAKASAILIIPIVIFAPLLEELVFRRVIFGGLYTKTNFWIAALISAVLFSLVHGEPQHLLIYMAPGLVFAFIYYQTQRIWAPMIAHFLMNSFVMVVQFNYDKLMDLQQMNEAFIFFLR from the coding sequence ATGAAAAACTGGAAAATCTACATCTGGATTCTCGTAATCTATCTCGCCATGCAACTTGGAAGCATTCCGGTCAGCAGAAGTTTATTCACCTACTTCATGGAAACTGGAGGACAACCAAAGGACCTGGCGGAAATGAATGCCATCGCCTGGGGCTTGTTCATCTCAAATCTTATAGCAGCTCCATTCATCCTATATATGACGACACGCAATAAGAAATTCTGGGATATCTTCAAAAGAGGCAAGAAAGCGTCAATTGGAAAAACGATTCTTTTCGGTGTTCTCGGATTCTTCATGGCGATGGCCGGGCAGATGATTGCCGGCATTATCGAAATGGCGTTTGGTGTCATGCCTGGATCGGAAAATACTGAGATGCTCAGTAAATTGGCGAAAGCATCGGCAATCCTCATCATTCCGATTGTCATCTTTGCACCACTTCTTGAAGAACTTGTCTTCAGAAGAGTGATTTTTGGCGGCCTCTATACGAAGACGAATTTTTGGATTGCCGCGCTAATTAGTGCAGTACTCTTTTCACTCGTCCACGGTGAGCCACAACATCTGCTCATTTATATGGCTCCCGGTTTAGTATTTGCGTTCATCTATTATCAAACACAGCGGATTTGGGCGCCAATGATTGCCCACTTCCTCATGAACAGCTTCGTCATGGTTGTCCAATTTAATTACGACAAACTAATGGACCTGCAGCAGATGAATGAAGCTTTCATCTTTTTCCTTCGCTAA
- a CDS encoding S9 family peptidase, with product MINVMRKHSIEQFVNCERLVGVSISSDDKRVLVGSDRSGVYNAYSVSLADGETVQLTHSQDNLMIPIGYFPDGRKFLYRSDQGGNELTHLYMQSENGKSVDLTPGKEEKAEFHRWSRDDKYFFYESNKRDSRYMDLYEMDIDTLESTLLFKNEDGYMVAAISDDKKYIALLKPRTSNDSDMFIYTEEEGVKHLSEHIGDEQYQPIAFDADSTCIYYLTDKDHEFLYLSRLCLSTGSSEIVAKEEWDILTARFSPNYKYLYYYINNDGKVEVKVIDSKTGKNVEIMDFPQGQISGLSISKGERYMAFLLNRSTAPANLYVYDFELKELRCLTDTLNAEIDEHDLVDARVIHYSSFDGLEIPAIYYEPRLEEGEKAPALIWVHGGPGGQSTVDFSPLFQYLVNHGYAVLAVNNRGSSGYGKSFFKAADLKHGDVDLADCIEGKKFLIGTGRIEEDRIGIIGGSYGGYMTLAALAFQPDAFKVGVNIFGVSNWERTLKSIPPWWEAMRELLYKKIGDPYEQTDYIRSISPLFHADKINKPLIVLQGANDPRVLQVESDDIVEKVKENGVPVEYIVFEDEGHGFTKRENQITGYGAIREFLDTHL from the coding sequence ATGATTAATGTAATGAGAAAGCATTCTATTGAACAATTTGTTAATTGTGAAAGACTAGTGGGGGTATCGATTTCTTCTGATGACAAAAGAGTTTTAGTTGGCAGTGATCGTTCAGGTGTTTATAATGCATATTCGGTTTCTTTGGCAGACGGAGAGACAGTTCAATTAACGCACTCTCAGGATAATTTAATGATACCGATAGGTTATTTTCCTGATGGTCGCAAGTTTCTGTATAGAAGTGATCAAGGCGGGAATGAACTCACACATCTCTATATGCAATCTGAAAACGGCAAGAGTGTAGATCTTACGCCTGGGAAAGAAGAAAAAGCGGAGTTTCATCGTTGGAGTCGGGACGATAAGTATTTTTTCTATGAATCAAATAAGCGGGACTCTCGTTATATGGACTTGTACGAAATGGATATTGACACATTGGAATCGACATTATTGTTTAAAAATGAAGATGGTTATATGGTGGCAGCGATTTCCGACGACAAAAAGTATATTGCTTTACTCAAGCCTAGAACATCAAATGACTCCGATATGTTCATTTATACCGAAGAAGAAGGTGTCAAACATTTGTCTGAACATATTGGGGATGAGCAGTATCAACCTATCGCGTTTGACGCGGATTCAACCTGCATATACTATTTAACAGATAAAGATCACGAGTTTTTATATTTGAGCCGTCTATGTTTATCGACTGGAAGCAGCGAAATAGTAGCCAAAGAAGAGTGGGATATTCTAACTGCACGCTTTTCACCAAATTATAAATATCTTTACTACTATATTAACAATGACGGAAAAGTTGAAGTGAAAGTGATTGATTCGAAAACAGGGAAGAATGTTGAAATAATGGATTTTCCACAAGGGCAGATTAGCGGGTTATCCATTTCAAAAGGTGAGCGCTATATGGCGTTTTTATTAAACCGTTCTACAGCGCCAGCAAATTTGTATGTGTACGACTTCGAATTAAAGGAATTACGGTGTTTAACGGATACACTTAACGCGGAGATTGACGAACATGACCTCGTGGATGCGCGGGTTATTCATTACTCTTCGTTTGATGGTCTTGAAATCCCGGCGATTTATTATGAGCCACGTCTTGAAGAGGGGGAAAAAGCACCTGCACTCATTTGGGTACACGGTGGACCTGGAGGCCAGTCGACTGTCGATTTCAGTCCTTTGTTCCAGTACTTGGTTAACCATGGCTATGCGGTACTTGCTGTAAACAACCGCGGAAGTTCTGGCTATGGAAAATCATTTTTCAAAGCAGCGGATTTAAAACACGGTGATGTTGACTTGGCTGATTGTATTGAAGGGAAAAAGTTCTTAATAGGGACAGGGCGGATTGAAGAGGATCGGATTGGTATTATCGGAGGAAGTTACGGTGGCTATATGACGCTTGCTGCGCTTGCATTCCAACCTGATGCATTTAAAGTGGGTGTGAATATATTTGGGGTGTCCAATTGGGAACGAACACTAAAGAGTATTCCACCATGGTGGGAAGCAATGCGTGAACTATTATACAAAAAAATCGGAGATCCATATGAGCAAACCGATTATATTCGTAGTATTTCACCACTGTTTCATGCGGATAAAATCAACAAGCCGCTCATTGTCTTGCAAGGTGCAAACGATCCGCGTGTTTTGCAAGTAGAGTCTGATGATATTGTTGAAAAGGTGAAAGAAAATGGTGTTCCAGTGGAGTACATCGTATTTGAAGATGAAGGACACGGTTTTACAAAACGGGAAAACCAAATTACAGGGTATGGAGCAATTCGAGAATTTTTGGATACGCATTTATAA
- a CDS encoding PF20097 family protein: MLKKTASASRFGSMVSSFSEISLSVNMARYNPSLGRSVAFVVDKLKCLQCNGELVKGYIFNSHRVYWSESEWPAFMDERSAEVLIKMATFRMRKTPAYRCEICQLVTFSYGSENK, encoded by the coding sequence ATGCTGAAAAAGACGGCATCGGCATCCCGATTCGGTTCGATGGTAAGTTCCTTCTCCGAAATCAGCTTGTCCGTTAACATGGCACGATACAATCCATCTTTAGGGAGGAGTGTGGCCTTTGTGGTAGATAAACTGAAATGCCTTCAATGCAATGGGGAGCTGGTAAAAGGTTATATCTTCAATTCCCACAGGGTTTACTGGTCGGAATCCGAATGGCCCGCCTTCATGGACGAACGATCGGCAGAAGTGCTGATCAAGATGGCCACGTTCAGAATGCGAAAAACACCGGCCTACCGGTGTGAGATTTGTCAGCTAGTCACTTTTTCGTATGGATCGGAAAACAAGTAG
- the groES gene encoding co-chaperone GroES: MLKPLGDRIVIELIEVEEKTSSGIVLPDSAKEKPQEGKVVAAGTGRVLENGQRVDLEVKEGDRIIFSKYAGTEVKYEGNEYLILRETDVLAIIG; encoded by the coding sequence TTGTTGAAACCATTAGGTGACCGTATCGTAATTGAATTGATCGAAGTGGAAGAAAAAACGTCAAGCGGTATTGTACTACCGGATTCCGCGAAAGAAAAGCCGCAAGAAGGTAAAGTGGTTGCAGCAGGAACTGGACGCGTGCTTGAAAATGGACAGCGTGTTGACCTTGAGGTAAAAGAAGGCGACCGTATCATCTTCTCAAAATATGCTGGTACTGAAGTGAAATATGAAGGTAATGAATATTTGATCCTACGTGAAACTGACGTTCTTGCGATCATTGGCTAA
- a CDS encoding redox-sensing transcriptional repressor Rex, which produces MAEETSKIPQATSKRLPLYYRFLQNFANAGKKRISSSELSEAMKIDAATIRRDFSHFGALGRKGYGYDVDHLLTFFRQTLDQDEETDVALIGVGSLGNAFLKYNFQKNHNTRIVVAFDPKAPNDGKPISNIPVYHPDMIEEKIKELNINLVIFTLPSKAAQEMADRLVKIGVKGILNFTPVRLSVPDWMRVHTIDLSVELQTLIYFIKNDVKDSQL; this is translated from the coding sequence ATGGCTGAAGAGACATCGAAAATTCCACAGGCGACATCAAAACGCCTCCCATTATATTATAGATTTCTGCAGAACTTCGCGAATGCTGGGAAAAAACGCATTTCATCGAGTGAACTAAGTGAGGCGATGAAAATTGATGCTGCTACAATCCGCCGCGACTTCTCCCATTTCGGTGCGCTTGGACGCAAAGGATATGGCTATGATGTGGATCATTTGTTGACATTTTTCCGTCAGACACTTGATCAGGATGAAGAGACGGATGTTGCGTTAATCGGTGTTGGGAGTCTTGGCAACGCTTTTTTGAAATACAACTTCCAGAAGAACCATAATACACGCATTGTCGTCGCGTTCGATCCGAAAGCTCCGAATGACGGCAAGCCGATTAGTAATATTCCGGTTTATCATCCCGATATGATTGAGGAGAAGATTAAAGAACTTAATATCAATCTTGTCATTTTCACTTTGCCGTCGAAAGCTGCACAGGAAATGGCCGACCGTTTGGTGAAAATCGGTGTCAAAGGGATATTGAACTTTACGCCCGTTCGGTTGTCTGTCCCCGATTGGATGCGAGTCCATACGATCGATTTGTCTGTCGAGTTACAGACATTGATTTATTTCATCAAAAATGACGTAAAAGATTCACAATTATAA
- a CDS encoding ABC-F family ATP-binding cassette domain-containing protein, with product MIVLQVNNVTKSFSGTEIIENVKLEVQHRDRVALVGRNGAGKSTLLKIIAGEMSADSGDLVMPKDVRIGYLEQHAGIDSSLTVWDEMLTVFEPLQQMEGRLRKLETRMADPSVYDNAAEYERVMKEYDELQIEFKDSGGYQYESDMRSVLHGMRFYPDDYSKSVNLLSGGQKTRLALAKMLLSKPDLLILDEPTNHLDIETLGWLEKYLVSYEGAILIVSHDRYFLDQIVTIVYEVARRKVMKYVGNYSAYLDEKAKNYERDKKLYEQETSERAKLEDFVQRNIARASTSKMAKSRRKQIERTEWMESPDGDEKSANFSFSIDRPSGNDVLTLDNIAVGYGGQAVSENIKMHAYKGDRIAIIGPNGIGKSTLLKTIVKMQEPIAGTIRYGTNVQFGYYDQNQATIIGNGTVLSELWDEWPLLNEKDVRTVLGRFLFTGEDVDKPVNSLSGGEKARLSLAKLMLQKSNTLILDEPTNHLDLDSKEVLENALDDFPGTILFVSHDRYFINRIASKVVDINPHGITEYLGDYDYFIEKKTEAEELKAEQLAGQPKTVVHHQRNEDNKDLQRQERRLTRAIAKIEETLSDMDDRIANLEDELLNPDFADDHVKLMDLQAQIDALQAQHDSQSEEWLALQEELEKLFE from the coding sequence ATGATTGTCTTACAAGTTAATAATGTAACTAAATCCTTCTCAGGGACTGAAATAATAGAAAACGTGAAACTCGAAGTGCAGCATCGTGACCGTGTGGCGCTTGTCGGCCGTAACGGTGCGGGCAAGTCGACCTTACTAAAAATCATTGCAGGTGAAATGTCAGCCGATTCCGGCGATCTTGTCATGCCAAAAGACGTGCGTATCGGTTATCTTGAACAGCACGCCGGCATCGATTCCTCCTTAACCGTGTGGGATGAAATGCTGACCGTTTTTGAACCATTGCAACAGATGGAAGGCAGACTACGGAAACTCGAAACAAGGATGGCGGATCCTTCGGTATATGATAATGCTGCCGAGTATGAGCGCGTTATGAAGGAATACGATGAACTTCAAATCGAATTCAAGGATTCTGGTGGCTATCAATATGAATCGGATATGCGTTCCGTATTGCATGGCATGCGCTTTTATCCTGACGACTATAGTAAATCTGTGAATTTATTGTCAGGTGGTCAAAAGACACGTCTTGCACTTGCGAAGATGCTACTCAGTAAACCCGACCTGCTGATTTTGGACGAACCAACAAACCATCTAGATATCGAAACACTTGGCTGGTTGGAGAAATATTTGGTGTCGTATGAAGGCGCCATTCTCATCGTTTCCCATGACCGCTATTTCCTCGATCAGATCGTGACGATCGTCTATGAAGTCGCGAGACGAAAAGTGATGAAGTACGTTGGGAACTACAGCGCGTATCTCGATGAAAAGGCGAAGAACTATGAACGCGACAAGAAGCTATACGAACAGGAAACGAGCGAGCGGGCAAAACTTGAGGATTTCGTTCAACGCAATATTGCACGTGCTTCCACGTCCAAAATGGCCAAAAGCCGACGCAAACAAATTGAAAGAACGGAATGGATGGAGTCACCTGACGGAGATGAAAAATCCGCAAACTTCTCGTTTTCCATTGACCGGCCGAGCGGCAATGATGTGCTAACATTAGATAATATCGCTGTCGGTTACGGTGGACAAGCCGTATCTGAAAACATAAAAATGCATGCCTATAAAGGCGACCGCATTGCGATTATCGGCCCAAATGGTATCGGTAAATCGACATTGCTTAAGACGATTGTCAAAATGCAAGAACCTATTGCCGGGACAATCCGCTACGGAACGAATGTCCAGTTTGGTTACTATGACCAAAACCAGGCGACAATTATCGGTAACGGCACAGTCTTATCCGAACTGTGGGATGAATGGCCACTACTAAACGAAAAAGACGTACGCACTGTATTAGGTCGTTTCCTCTTTACAGGCGAAGATGTGGATAAACCCGTCAACTCCCTTTCAGGTGGAGAAAAAGCCCGTCTTTCATTAGCAAAACTGATGTTACAAAAATCCAATACACTCATTCTCGACGAACCGACAAACCATCTGGATCTCGATAGCAAGGAAGTACTCGAAAATGCGCTGGATGACTTCCCTGGAACGATTCTCTTTGTTTCGCATGACCGGTACTTTATTAACCGCATTGCATCAAAAGTCGTCGATATCAACCCCCATGGCATTACGGAGTATCTCGGCGATTATGATTATTTCATCGAGAAAAAGACGGAAGCGGAAGAATTGAAAGCTGAACAGCTCGCTGGACAGCCGAAAACAGTCGTCCATCATCAACGCAATGAGGACAACAAAGATTTACAAAGACAAGAACGTCGTCTGACACGTGCGATCGCGAAAATTGAAGAAACACTATCTGACATGGATGACCGCATCGCCAATCTCGAAGATGAATTATTGAATCCGGATTTTGCAGATGATCATGTGAAACTGATGGACTTGCAAGCGCAAATCGATGCACTACAAGCACAACATGACAGTCAATCCGAAGAATGGCTCGCATTGCAGGAAGAGCTTGAAAAATTATTCGAATAA
- a CDS encoding twin-arginine translocase TatA/TatE family subunit, which translates to MAPGITSLIIIAIIALLIFGPKKLPEIGKAFGSSLREFKSATKGLVSDDDDTVKKVEDKKNDVQ; encoded by the coding sequence ATGGCTCCAGGTATAACTAGTTTAATTATCATCGCAATTATTGCTTTGCTCATTTTTGGACCGAAGAAGTTGCCGGAAATCGGTAAAGCATTCGGATCTTCATTACGCGAATTCAAATCAGCAACAAAAGGACTTGTATCCGATGATGACGATACAGTCAAAAAAGTGGAAGACAAGAAAAACGACGTGCAATAA
- the tatC gene encoding twin-arginine translocase subunit TatC: MEEKNLTVIEHIEEIRKRLIVIVVFFVMAVIGSFFLAKPIIQFVQFRATDSGHLTESSFHAFTVIDPIAIYLKVIIFLAVIIILPIIMYQFWSFISPGLHETERKVTLAYIPFAFILFLIGISFSYFVLMPFVMNFMNNLAGDLGITQTIGINEYFSFLFQILIPFGVVFQLPIVMLFLSRLGILDPKKLVKVRKIAYFVLFVIAAFITPPDIMSHLLVTVPLFGLYEISIIISRFGYKKFLKAEEKRKFEEIKAEQQRQIDEVMGNLDK, translated from the coding sequence ATGGAAGAAAAAAATTTAACAGTCATTGAACATATAGAAGAAATTAGAAAACGACTGATAGTAATCGTCGTTTTCTTTGTTATGGCGGTAATTGGGAGTTTCTTCCTTGCGAAGCCGATTATCCAGTTCGTCCAATTCCGTGCAACGGATAGCGGGCATCTGACAGAAAGCAGCTTCCATGCATTCACCGTCATCGATCCGATCGCCATTTATTTAAAAGTGATCATTTTCTTGGCGGTCATTATTATTTTACCAATTATCATGTATCAGTTCTGGTCATTCATTTCACCAGGGCTTCATGAAACGGAACGGAAAGTCACACTGGCGTATATCCCGTTTGCGTTCATCCTGTTCCTTATCGGTATCAGTTTTTCGTATTTTGTCCTCATGCCGTTTGTCATGAACTTCATGAACAATTTGGCGGGAGATCTCGGTATTACGCAAACGATTGGCATTAACGAGTACTTTTCATTCCTGTTCCAGATCCTTATCCCATTCGGCGTTGTATTCCAATTGCCGATTGTCATGCTGTTCTTATCACGGCTCGGGATTTTGGATCCGAAGAAGCTTGTGAAAGTCCGGAAAATCGCTTATTTTGTCCTGTTTGTTATTGCTGCATTCATCACACCGCCGGATATTATGTCCCATTTGCTAGTGACGGTACCATTATTCGGTTTGTATGAGATTAGTATTATCATCAGTCGTTTCGGGTATAAGAAGTTCCTGAAGGCGGAAGAGAAACGAAAGTTTGAAGAAATAAAGGCGGAACAGCAGCGACAAATTGATGAAGTGATGGGTAATTTGGATAAATAA
- a CDS encoding M23 family metallopeptidase, which translates to MFFTILMVLGIQVVLPAVFLITLWRADFKSRWEWMVEAGVTVFLSAWLFQAGNWSWIGYYFRYLLVVLLIVALIRSWMKVRELPSKVASDEKRKLSMGVSIFLLVIFGAYNVFTVAGYSTSEPALELTFPLNEGTYYIGHGGNSRLLNYHKSHEPQQFALDILKVNAFGIRAKGLYPKKLENYYIFEDDLFSPCTGTVTEIENSLPDLTPPEADPDNATGNYVALTCEDSDAIVYLAHMKKGSVTVDLDEIVEVGQKIGKVGNSGNTSEPHLHIHAEKDGIGIPIRFDGKFLLRNQLVR; encoded by the coding sequence GTGTTTTTTACGATTTTGATGGTATTGGGCATTCAAGTCGTGTTGCCTGCAGTTTTTCTCATTACACTGTGGCGGGCAGATTTTAAAAGTCGATGGGAGTGGATGGTGGAAGCGGGTGTGACGGTGTTTTTATCGGCATGGTTATTCCAGGCTGGAAATTGGAGCTGGATTGGCTATTATTTTCGGTATCTTCTAGTCGTCTTGCTCATTGTGGCGCTAATTCGTTCATGGATGAAAGTACGAGAGCTGCCGTCCAAAGTGGCTTCCGACGAAAAGCGGAAACTGTCAATGGGCGTTTCGATTTTTCTTCTTGTCATATTCGGTGCCTATAATGTATTCACCGTGGCGGGTTATTCAACGAGTGAGCCTGCCCTTGAACTGACCTTTCCGTTGAACGAAGGCACGTACTATATCGGTCATGGCGGCAACAGCCGCTTGCTGAATTATCACAAGTCCCATGAACCGCAACAGTTTGCGCTGGATATTCTGAAAGTTAATGCGTTCGGGATCCGTGCTAAAGGGCTATATCCGAAAAAGTTGGAGAACTACTATATTTTCGAAGATGACCTGTTCAGTCCTTGCACGGGAACAGTGACTGAGATCGAAAATAGTCTGCCTGATTTAACACCGCCTGAAGCGGATCCTGACAATGCGACAGGAAATTACGTCGCCTTAACGTGCGAAGATTCCGACGCAATCGTCTATCTGGCCCATATGAAAAAGGGTAGTGTCACGGTAGATCTGGATGAAATCGTGGAAGTCGGGCAGAAAATCGGTAAAGTGGGGAACTCCGGGAATACGAGCGAACCTCATTTGCATATCCATGCTGAAAAAGACGGCATCGGCATCCCGATTCGGTTCGATGGTAAGTTCCTTCTCCGAAATCAGCTTGTCCGTTAA